In the Verrucomicrobiia bacterium genome, one interval contains:
- a CDS encoding HAD family hydrolase produces the protein MATLIKAVIFDQGGVLSLGGEKGTNEKAATRAIGLRETIVVPKLLDDLKRGRIDNNIFVQEVNRLYPDAPNVLTDKMWDDVYLSLKPERVAYDFAGKCHAAGLHVGLLSNINPAIAARLHKDGSYKGFDPLILSCEVGCAKPDPEIYAKVEQALPAIRPGEILLLDDQDKCVQGAVNRGWQALKVTSTKQLVRDASKLLGFL, from the coding sequence ATGGCTACCTTAATTAAAGCTGTCATTTTTGATCAAGGCGGGGTACTTTCCCTGGGTGGCGAGAAAGGAACCAACGAAAAAGCCGCAACGCGGGCAATAGGCTTACGTGAAACAATTGTAGTTCCAAAGCTCCTTGACGACTTGAAGCGAGGACGCATCGATAACAACATCTTTGTCCAAGAAGTTAATCGGCTCTACCCTGACGCTCCCAACGTACTGACGGATAAGATGTGGGATGACGTTTACCTATCGCTGAAGCCAGAGAGGGTCGCTTACGATTTTGCTGGGAAGTGTCACGCGGCAGGCCTGCATGTTGGATTGCTGTCGAACATCAATCCGGCGATTGCCGCTAGGCTGCATAAAGATGGTTCGTACAAAGGCTTCGACCCGCTCATCCTGTCGTGCGAAGTTGGCTGCGCTAAGCCCGATCCTGAAATCTATGCCAAAGTCGAACAAGCGCTGCCAGCCATTAGGCCCGGAGAGATTCTTTTGCTTGATGACCAAGATAAATGCGTACAAGGCGCCGTAAACCGAGGTTGGCAAGCCTTAAAAGTGACAAGCACAAAACAACTGGTGCGCGATGCCAGTAAGTTGCTCGGTTTCTTGTAG
- the rsmD gene encoding 16S rRNA (guanine(966)-N(2))-methyltransferase RsmD: MNVRLIAGKYGGRMLATPKNNRTHPMSERIRGSLFNILGEAVQGAVVLDAFAGSGSLGLEALSRGALRVVFTEKDRVAARVIEENAHALRIDDKKYDVIKTTLNNWLSSSTSQEFDLIFCDPPYHDLQFSTISKLFAYLKPNGLMVLSHSGRSEIPTETGVVVVDNRSYGNAVLTFYRKEVSGS; encoded by the coding sequence ATGAATGTACGCTTAATTGCCGGCAAATATGGCGGGAGGATGCTGGCAACACCTAAAAATAACCGCACTCACCCGATGAGTGAGCGGATTCGTGGTTCTTTGTTTAATATTCTGGGTGAAGCAGTGCAAGGCGCTGTAGTGCTCGATGCTTTTGCTGGCAGTGGTTCGCTAGGGCTTGAAGCGCTGAGCCGCGGGGCTCTCCGCGTGGTGTTTACTGAAAAAGACCGGGTGGCAGCTCGGGTAATTGAGGAAAATGCCCACGCCCTAAGAATCGATGATAAAAAATATGATGTCATTAAAACAACGCTTAATAATTGGCTGTCTTCCTCGACTTCGCAAGAATTTGATCTGATTTTTTGCGACCCGCCGTACCACGACCTGCAGTTTTCCACAATTAGCAAGCTTTTTGCATATTTAAAACCAAACGGGCTTATGGTATTATCACATTCAGGTAGGAGTGAGATACCGACCGAAACTGGAGTTGTTGTGGTGGACAATCGTAGTTATGGAAATGCGGTGCTCACTTTCTACCGCAAGGAAGTTAGCGGAAGCTAA